One genomic window of Psychrobacillus sp. INOP01 includes the following:
- the smpB gene encoding SsrA-binding protein SmpB — protein MAKKHDDKVLAQNKKANHDYYIEETIEAGIVLQGTEIKSIRNGKVQLKDAFIRIRNNEAWISNMHISPYEQGNRFNHDPLRARKLLLHKKQISTLIGETKRDGYTIVPLKMYLKSGYAKVLIGVGKGKKDYDKRDVLKKKEAKRDIERAFKERNQ, from the coding sequence ATGGCTAAAAAGCATGATGATAAGGTACTTGCACAGAACAAAAAAGCAAATCATGATTATTACATTGAAGAAACAATCGAAGCAGGGATAGTTCTTCAAGGAACAGAGATTAAATCTATTCGTAACGGTAAAGTGCAATTGAAGGATGCTTTCATACGTATTCGTAATAACGAAGCGTGGATTTCCAACATGCATATCAGTCCATATGAGCAAGGAAATCGATTTAACCACGATCCGCTCCGAGCGAGAAAGCTATTGCTGCACAAAAAACAGATAAGCACTTTAATTGGTGAAACAAAAAGAGATGGTTATACCATCGTGCCGCTGAAAATGTATTTGAAAAGTGGCTATGCCAAAGTATTGATCGGTGTAGGTAAAGGGAAAAAAGATTACGATAAACGTGACGTCTTGAAGAAAAAAGAGGCTAAGCGTGATATCGAAAGAGCATTTAAAGAACGTAACCAGTAA